The Desulfobulbus propionicus DSM 2032 DNA segment GGAAAAGGTCCTCGGCCAGCCGTTTAACCGCTGTTTTCCTGCCATCCGCCTTCTGGAAAAACAGGGTCGCAGTGTCTGTGATTTTCTGAAAAACGAGGGGACGCCGATTCGGATCGGGTACTCCTTTTCCTACCTCAACATGCCGGGGCAGGAACGACAGGAGGATCGCCAAGGCAAATGGAAGGTGATCACCTTGCAGGACATCAGTCAAATCGAACGGATGGAACGACAGATGCGGGAGGCGGAAAAGATGGCGGCCATCGGCGAATTAAGTGCTTCCATTGCCCACGATTTCAGGAATCCGCTGGCAGCCATTTCCGGTTCGGCCCAGATCCTGGCCATGGAACACAACCCGCTCGAAACCCTCGACGCCACCACCTTCAAGACCCTGGTGGCTATTATCTCTCGGGAATCCAACCGAATGGCCAAGACAATCACCGACTTCCTCCAATTTGCCCGCCCCGCGCCGATCCAGCCGGAGTGGTTTGATTTCAACCGGGTGGTCGATGAAGTCATCGCCCACCTATCGGCCGGAACCAAAACCGCCGCTGTCACGGAAATTCGCAAGGAGATCGCCGAACATCTCGACTGCTGGGCCGATCGTCAGCAAATGCAAACCATCCTCGGCCATCTGCTGGAGAATGCTTCCTCAGCCATGGGGGCCAGTCCAGGCTCAATCGTCATTGCCGCCCACGACAATGACAGGACCGGAGACGGTCAAGGCTCCCTGTGGGTGGAGATTCGCGATCAGGGACCTGGGATACCGCCTGAACTGCGGGACAAGGTCTTTACCCCTTTTTTTTCTAGCCGTACCGATGGCACGGGCCTGGGATTGTCGATAGTCCGTCAAATCGTGGAAAATCACTGCGGCACAGTCGAAATCGACAGCGCCACCCCCCAAGGCTGCATCGTTCGCCTGCGTTTTCCCCTGCCCCAGGGGGTTACGCCTTGACCTTGTTGACTTTGGCCCCCACGCCCTGCAGTTTTTCCACCATATTCTCATAGCCCCGTTCAAGGTGATAAATTCTCGACACCTCGGTTGTGTCGCTGGCGGAGAGGCCGGCAATGACCAGGGAAGCGGAGGCCCGAAGATCCGTGGCCATCACCGGCGCTCCGCAGAGCTTGTCGCGGCCGATGCCCCGCACCACAGCCCTCGATCCTTCAATGGCAATGTCGGCCCCCATCCGTTTCAGTTCGGCAACATGCATGAACCGATTTTCAAAGATCGTTTCATGAATGATCGAGGTGCCATCGCCCTGGACCATCAGGGCCATGAATTGGGCCTGAAGATCCGTGGGAAAACCGGGATACGGCAAGGTGGTGATGTCGACGCTGCGCAAGCGGCACAGGCTCCGACCTCCTATCTCGGGGCAGGAAACGGTCAGGGATGTTGCGCCCGCCTCGATCTCTACCCCGCACAGGAGCAGTTTCTCCGTGAGCGCGGAGACATGGGCAGGAATGCAGTCGGTGATGGTCATGCAGCCGCCGGTGGCCGCCACCGCGATCATATAGGTTCCGGTTTCAATCCGATCAGGAATGATGGCCGATTCGGTCGCGTGCAGTCGATCCACCCCCTGCACGACCAGCCGATCCGTATCCTTGCCCTCGATCTCGGCGCCCATGGCAACCAGCATGTCAATCAGATTGCCCACTTCGGGCTCCTTGGCCGCATTCTTGATAACTGTCTCTCCCCGGGCCACCACCGAGGCCATGAGTACGTTTTCCGTCCCGGTAACTGAAGGGATGTCAAAATAAATGGTATTGCCCCGCATCCGCCCCTCGCCCCGGGCTTCCACATACCCCTGCTCAAGGTGGGTGGTGACCCCCAGTTTTTCAAATCCCTGCAGGTGATAATTGATTGGCCGGGCACCAATGGCACACCCGCCGGGCAGGGATACACGGGCAAAACCGGAACGGGCCAGCAGGGGGCCAAGGACCAGGACCGAAGCGCGCATGGTTTTCACCAAATCATAGGGCGCCTCGACGCCGGTGAGATGGTCGCTGTTGATGCGCACAGTATGCCCTGCACGCTCCCACCGTGCGCCAAGGATTTCAAGCAGCTTGAGCATGGTCCGGGTATCGCGGAGATCCGGGACATTGTGCAGCGTATGCACGCCTGGCGCCAGCAGGGTTGCGGCTAACAGGGGCAGCGCGGCATTTTTCGCCCCACTGATACCGACCGTGCCATACAGGGGAAATCCGCCTTCGATAACAAGTTTATCCATAAAAATCACACCGATGGGAGAAAATCAAACGTTGAAAACCCTGAACGCGTGGACGATCAGGCGGAAGGAACATAGCGAGCTCGCACGACTCGTGGCCGATCCGCCCAGTCGTGGATGACGCTGACTTCCCGGTAGGCAAGCCCTGGAGCATGAAAGAGGCGCTCCACGGCATGTTTCTGGTCAGCGCCGATTTCAAGAAAGATCCAGCCACCCGGACAAAGAAAGTCCTGTGCGGCTTCAGCGATCCGCGCGATGCTTTCCAAGCCGCTGGCGCCTCCGGAAAGGGCGAGGCGAGGTTCGGCTTGCGCCACTTCGGGCTCCAGCTGGTCAATCACCGCCTCCGCGATATAGGGCGGATTGCTGACGATAAGGTCAAAGGTGCGGGCCGGGTTCAGCGCGGCAAACAGATCGCCACACAGCAGCGTCACCAGGTTGGCGACGCCGTGACACCGCACATTGTCGGCCGCCACAGCCAGGGCGGCCTCGGAGATGTCAACGGCGATCACCGGGCGGCCGAGTTCTCGGGCAAGAACGACCGCGATTGCACCACTGCCGGTGCACATGTCCAACGCTCGTTCCACCGTGGTTCCCGCGCAGGTGGTCAGGACCTGCTCCAGCATGAATTCCGTTTCCGGACGGGGAATGAGCACGGCAGGCGAAACGGTGAATGCAAGGGACCAGAATTCCTGTACGCCGGTCAGATACTGCAACGGGACACGCTGGCAGCGCTGCTCAATGAGTTGCCGATAGCGCGCCACGGTCTGGGAATCGACGCTCTCGTGGCCATGCAGCACCACGTCGCTCCGCGACATTGCCGTCAGATGCTGGAGCAACAGCCGGGCATCAAGCGCGGCCTCTTCGATGCCGGCCCGCTCCAGTTGCCGGGAGGCGTCGGTGAGCAGTGTATCGATGCGCATCGAAGGGGGGACAGAG contains these protein-coding regions:
- a CDS encoding two-component system sensor histidine kinase NtrB, producing MVRFISRIFSPVTNSEQETRRHILLWILIRVMLFTLLITITTYLREKGHPVILPPASVTSLFLLGIYGFSITSALLLRKAGWPARHFAISQLFCDTVFYALVVYSTGCSQSNFTALLVLPVIAGGLLLYRIGALFLAATATLLYGGLLALEFFDRVPGYFLASAYRPPATILTGINLFAIYGLIFFLAALLSGQLARRLSATEEKLSRTSLEYDRLSILYKQIFDDISTGIITTDQNDFVTSYNQAAERITGYPREKVLGQPFNRCFPAIRLLEKQGRSVCDFLKNEGTPIRIGYSFSYLNMPGQERQEDRQGKWKVITLQDISQIERMERQMREAEKMAAIGELSASIAHDFRNPLAAISGSAQILAMEHNPLETLDATTFKTLVAIISRESNRMAKTITDFLQFARPAPIQPEWFDFNRVVDEVIAHLSAGTKTAAVTEIRKEIAEHLDCWADRQQMQTILGHLLENASSAMGASPGSIVIAAHDNDRTGDGQGSLWVEIRDQGPGIPPELRDKVFTPFFSSRTDGTGLGLSIVRQIVENHCGTVEIDSATPQGCIVRLRFPLPQGVTP
- the prmC gene encoding peptide chain release factor N(5)-glutamine methyltransferase; translation: MRIDTLLTDASRQLERAGIEEAALDARLLLQHLTAMSRSDVVLHGHESVDSQTVARYRQLIEQRCQRVPLQYLTGVQEFWSLAFTVSPAVLIPRPETEFMLEQVLTTCAGTTVERALDMCTGSGAIAVVLARELGRPVIAVDISEAALAVAADNVRCHGVANLVTLLCGDLFAALNPARTFDLIVSNPPYIAEAVIDQLEPEVAQAEPRLALSGGASGLESIARIAEAAQDFLCPGGWIFLEIGADQKHAVERLFHAPGLAYREVSVIHDWADRPRVVRARYVPSA
- the murA gene encoding UDP-N-acetylglucosamine 1-carboxyvinyltransferase is translated as MDKLVIEGGFPLYGTVGISGAKNAALPLLAATLLAPGVHTLHNVPDLRDTRTMLKLLEILGARWERAGHTVRINSDHLTGVEAPYDLVKTMRASVLVLGPLLARSGFARVSLPGGCAIGARPINYHLQGFEKLGVTTHLEQGYVEARGEGRMRGNTIYFDIPSVTGTENVLMASVVARGETVIKNAAKEPEVGNLIDMLVAMGAEIEGKDTDRLVVQGVDRLHATESAIIPDRIETGTYMIAVAATGGCMTITDCIPAHVSALTEKLLLCGVEIEAGATSLTVSCPEIGGRSLCRLRSVDITTLPYPGFPTDLQAQFMALMVQGDGTSIIHETIFENRFMHVAELKRMGADIAIEGSRAVVRGIGRDKLCGAPVMATDLRASASLVIAGLSASDTTEVSRIYHLERGYENMVEKLQGVGAKVNKVKA